The following coding sequences are from one Sphaeramia orbicularis chromosome 11, fSphaOr1.1, whole genome shotgun sequence window:
- the twist1a gene encoding twist-related protein 1a, with protein sequence MREEDSSPMDSAGNSEEETDRQLPRRGARKRRATRRSADEEEEGDVESPSPGKKKCRKICDGGGSGSAGSGGSEASSSPARSFDDLQTQRVMANIRERQRTQSLNEAFTSLRKIIPTLPSDKLSKIQTLKLAARYIDFLCQVLQSDELDARGSSCSYVAHERLSYAFSVWRMGGAWSLSTTSH encoded by the coding sequence ATGCGAGAAGAGGACTCCTCCCCAATGGACAGTGCGGGGAACAGTGAGGAGGAGACGGACCGTCAGCTGCCGAGAAGAGGCGCAAGGAAGCGCCGGGCAACCCGGAGGAGCgcggacgaggaggaggaaggggacgTGGAGAGTCCGAGCCCCGGGAAAAAGAAATGCAGGAAGATCTGTGACGGTGGAGGCAGTGGCAGCGCCGGGAGTGGCGGCAGTGAAGCCAGCAGCAGCCCGGCGCGCTCCTTCGATGACCTCCAGACACAGCGAGTGATGGCCAACATCCGCGAGAGGCAACGGACGCAGTCTCTCAATGAAGCTTTCACGTCGTTACGTAAGATCATTCCCACCCTCCCGTCGGACAAACTCAGCAAAATACAGACGCTGAAGCTGGCGGCTCGGTACATCGATTTTCTATGCCAGGTTCTGCAGAGCGATGAGCTGGACGCGAGAGGGTCCAGCTGCAGCTACGTGGCGCACGAGCGTTTGAGCTACGCGTTCTCGGTCTGGAGGATGGGGGGCGCATGGTCTCTGTCTACTACGTCCCACTAG